A portion of the Chondrinema litorale genome contains these proteins:
- a CDS encoding IS1595 family transposase, translating into MEASKLPFRYWFVAIWLMGCSKKGSSACNVQRQLNHKRYEPIWAMMHKIRSAMGQRDNHYLLGGNIEVDEGFFETLVPEGQKEEERKRGRGSQKQTMAMVFAQTEVVLQPKKHRPSKRCKYFKMAVCADFTVETARNTITRHVAQNAKMITDGYSTYQSLTGEFEMDVEKVPSKQAHIKLPWVHTAIGNAKKVLQGIYQHTRPGYLQNYLDEFCYKLNRRYFENDIFDRILIACTLT; encoded by the coding sequence ATGGAAGCTTCCAAACTTCCGTTTCGCTACTGGTTCGTTGCTATCTGGCTGATGGGCTGTAGCAAGAAAGGTTCTTCTGCCTGTAATGTGCAGAGGCAGCTCAATCATAAGCGCTATGAACCTATCTGGGCAATGATGCACAAAATACGCTCTGCGATGGGCCAACGGGACAACCACTACTTGCTGGGAGGCAATATTGAGGTAGACGAAGGGTTCTTTGAAACACTAGTACCCGAGGGGCAGAAGGAAGAGGAGAGAAAGCGGGGAAGGGGGAGCCAGAAGCAGACCATGGCGATGGTCTTTGCACAGACAGAGGTGGTGCTACAGCCTAAAAAACACCGCCCTTCTAAAAGGTGCAAGTATTTCAAAATGGCTGTATGCGCTGATTTTACAGTAGAAACTGCTAGAAATACGATTACCCGGCATGTTGCCCAGAATGCCAAGATGATTACAGATGGCTATTCAACCTATCAGTCACTGACAGGAGAGTTCGAGATGGATGTGGAAAAAGTGCCCTCAAAACAGGCCCATATCAAACTACCTTGGGTACATACAGCCATTGGGAATGCAAAGAAAGTCCTACAAGGGATATATCAGCATACAAGGCCAGGGTATCTACAGAATTATCTAGATGAGTTCTGTTACAAACTCAATAGAAGATACTTTGAAAATGATATTTTTGACAGAATATTAATTGCTTGTACGCTCACTTGA
- a CDS encoding Ig-like domain-containing protein, which produces MFGLSLFSQALSFQQISYADGRVICNAKHKAHALKVYFGDHSHEKSASILPLPSIEGKQKEATFIPTLPFSMGETYTAVCQDQVLVFTIAIPTDYERASVTAIYPSQAILPANQLKFYIQFSQPMATQAYTHIDLIDKNGEPVYRAILKEIPELWSENRQLLCVWLEPGRIKQGLGPNEKLGTILKEGEECIFKVSADLRDAQGIKIKEEVTKKFTVKVEDRTKPNYKDWNVAIPKLDSREAIKISFNETMDYGSVISLLNVENEVGKIIKGTWEAKEKESNVYFYPESNWQKGNYKLAINTRIEDLAGNNLIRLFDQDIQKQEIIEDVEVVYIDITIE; this is translated from the coding sequence ATGTTTGGTTTGAGCCTGTTTTCGCAGGCTCTTTCCTTTCAACAGATAAGCTATGCCGATGGTCGAGTAATATGCAATGCCAAGCATAAAGCGCACGCCCTTAAAGTATATTTTGGTGATCATTCCCACGAAAAATCTGCTTCAATCCTCCCACTTCCTTCAATTGAAGGTAAGCAAAAAGAAGCTACTTTTATTCCCACACTTCCATTTAGCATGGGAGAGACTTACACCGCAGTTTGCCAAGATCAAGTATTGGTTTTTACTATAGCAATTCCTACAGATTATGAGCGTGCGAGTGTTACTGCTATTTATCCATCACAAGCAATTCTGCCTGCAAACCAGCTCAAGTTTTATATCCAATTCTCGCAGCCAATGGCTACGCAGGCATACACTCATATTGATTTGATTGATAAAAATGGCGAACCAGTTTACAGAGCTATTTTGAAGGAAATCCCTGAATTGTGGAGCGAAAACCGACAACTTCTGTGTGTTTGGTTAGAGCCAGGCCGCATTAAACAAGGTTTAGGACCAAATGAAAAGTTAGGAACCATTCTTAAAGAAGGCGAGGAGTGTATATTTAAAGTTTCTGCCGATTTGCGCGATGCGCAAGGAATAAAAATAAAGGAAGAAGTAACGAAGAAATTTACAGTAAAAGTAGAAGATAGAACTAAACCCAATTACAAAGACTGGAATGTAGCAATTCCAAAATTAGACTCAAGAGAAGCAATCAAAATCAGTTTTAATGAAACAATGGATTATGGTAGTGTAATTTCATTGCTAAACGTAGAGAATGAAGTTGGTAAAATAATTAAAGGAACTTGGGAGGCCAAAGAAAAAGAAAGTAATGTATATTTTTATCCAGAAAGCAACTGGCAAAAAGGTAATTACAAACTCGCCATCAATACCCGAATAGAAGACCTCGCTGGCAATAATTTAATTCGTTTATTTGATCAAGATATCCAAAAACAAGAAATAATAGAAGATGTAGAAGTAGTTTATATTGATATAACTATTGAGTGA
- a CDS encoding dihydroorotase, translating into MNILLQNIKLYAPTHSLHNRRVNLLVNNGKVTDITESDITSADTVINGSELSVSVGWTDMRAALNEPGFEYKEDIQTLCKAAANGGFTDVAVLPNTYPVVDSAQGVLYIKQKSAFTPVNLHPIAAMTKKTEGKELSEMIDLCEAGAKAFSDGLTHVHVDAVFGRALRYLQPLNSMLMLYPEESDLLEGGQMNEGVSSTMLGMKGIPTIAEEVAVSKALKMLEYYGGKIHFSTISTAASVALIREAKAKGLQVTCDVAAYQYAFTDEALFSFDTNLKVNPPFRIASDNEAILEGLADGTIDAFVSNHIPQDTESKHLEFDLADFGMISLETAFAAANTYHNGKLDTAKVVEKLSVTPRNLLNLDVKDITVGEDAVLTIFHDSIEWNFSINEIASISKNTPFTGKTLKGKALGVINKGTVQFSELLKEKYQN; encoded by the coding sequence ATGAATATTTTATTGCAAAACATAAAACTATATGCGCCAACACATTCTTTGCATAACAGGCGTGTTAATTTGCTGGTAAACAATGGTAAAGTTACCGACATTACAGAGTCAGATATTACTAGTGCAGATACTGTAATTAATGGCTCAGAGCTCTCAGTTTCAGTAGGTTGGACAGATATGAGAGCGGCATTAAATGAGCCGGGTTTTGAATATAAAGAAGATATTCAAACTCTATGTAAAGCTGCAGCAAATGGCGGTTTTACTGATGTGGCAGTTTTACCGAATACTTATCCAGTAGTAGATTCTGCACAGGGAGTGCTTTATATAAAACAGAAAAGTGCTTTTACTCCTGTAAATCTGCATCCAATCGCTGCCATGACCAAAAAGACAGAGGGGAAAGAGTTAAGCGAAATGATTGATTTGTGTGAGGCTGGTGCGAAAGCTTTTTCTGATGGATTAACTCATGTACATGTTGATGCGGTATTTGGCAGAGCGTTGAGGTATCTGCAACCATTAAATAGTATGTTGATGCTTTACCCTGAAGAAAGTGATTTACTTGAAGGTGGTCAAATGAATGAAGGAGTGTCAAGCACAATGTTAGGAATGAAAGGTATTCCGACAATCGCTGAAGAAGTAGCAGTGTCCAAAGCATTAAAAATGTTGGAGTATTATGGAGGTAAAATCCATTTCTCTACAATTTCAACTGCAGCCTCTGTAGCGTTGATAAGAGAAGCCAAAGCAAAAGGCCTACAAGTAACATGTGATGTTGCTGCATACCAATATGCTTTTACTGATGAAGCATTATTCAGCTTTGATACAAACCTAAAAGTAAATCCACCATTTAGAATTGCCTCAGATAATGAAGCTATTCTAGAAGGTTTGGCAGATGGTACTATTGATGCGTTTGTATCGAATCATATACCTCAAGATACTGAAAGTAAACACTTAGAGTTTGACTTGGCAGATTTTGGTATGATTTCCCTAGAAACTGCATTTGCAGCCGCAAATACTTACCATAATGGTAAGTTAGATACTGCCAAAGTAGTTGAGAAATTAAGTGTAACTCCCCGTAATCTTTTAAACCTTGATGTAAAAGATATAACTGTTGGAGAAGATGCAGTACTTACAATTTTCCACGATTCTATAGAATGGAATTTTTCTATAAATGAGATTGCTTCAATTTCTAAAAATACTCCATTTACAGGCAAAACATTAAAAGGAAAAGCTTTAGGTGTAATTAATAAAGGCACTGTACAGTTTTCTGAATTACTTAAAGAAAAATACCAGAATTAA
- a CDS encoding DUF4199 domain-containing protein, whose protein sequence is MKNPFVKTALIGGLAAGVFCFLYLVFLYVIGTNPFGRYKYIYLGLYAVFFGGTLWYFRFKQNGGRLSMGRAIGIGLILNSTAALLYGLLLFIWMLIPGTEVISRHQNALVELGKSNVTFIEEQMKVSKELNDEEAYQNLQEQKKEVEQVFNDIKNAELTAGGLALDQGIGLLLIGMFLTFLTAILFKAK, encoded by the coding sequence ATGAAAAATCCTTTTGTGAAAACAGCACTGATAGGAGGGCTAGCTGCTGGTGTTTTTTGTTTTTTGTATTTAGTCTTTTTGTATGTAATTGGAACAAATCCATTTGGTAGATATAAATACATTTACCTTGGCCTTTATGCTGTGTTTTTTGGTGGCACATTGTGGTATTTTAGGTTTAAGCAAAATGGTGGAAGGCTAAGTATGGGAAGAGCTATAGGAATAGGTTTAATTTTAAATAGCACAGCGGCATTGCTTTATGGCTTGCTGTTATTTATTTGGATGCTTATACCGGGTACAGAGGTAATCTCAAGACATCAAAATGCTTTAGTAGAGCTCGGAAAAAGTAATGTCACTTTTATTGAAGAGCAAATGAAAGTTTCTAAAGAATTAAATGATGAAGAAGCTTATCAAAATTTACAAGAGCAAAAAAAAGAAGTTGAGCAGGTTTTTAATGATATAAAAAATGCTGAGTTAACCGCAGGTGGTTTAGCATTAGATCAGGGAATTGGGCTTCTTTTAATAGGTATGTTTCTTACTTTTTTAACAGCTATTTTATTTAAAGCAAAATAA
- a CDS encoding lipoprotein signal peptidase: MKYSKYFLISFLVILLDQTVKLLVYFNMELGEFGEISVFGDWFKLHYILNEGMAFGFTFGSNYGKLILTFFRLIAMLVIGWYLVVFTRKKLPSLFLISIALILGGAVGNVVDSIFYGVFLEHAPEVSNTPFLYPWFHGKVIDMFYFDFWQGYLPDWVPLIGGEYFAFWPIFNIADGAIFFGVTIILAFQKKFFTFPDENLAEIEVPAEKSIKE; the protein is encoded by the coding sequence ATGAAATACAGTAAATATTTTTTAATCTCTTTTTTAGTCATATTACTCGATCAAACTGTTAAGCTGCTGGTATACTTTAATATGGAATTGGGCGAGTTTGGAGAAATTTCTGTTTTCGGAGACTGGTTCAAACTTCATTATATTCTAAATGAGGGTATGGCATTCGGTTTTACTTTTGGATCAAATTATGGCAAACTCATTCTCACTTTTTTTCGATTAATTGCCATGTTGGTAATAGGCTGGTATTTAGTAGTATTTACAAGAAAAAAACTACCTTCTCTATTTTTGATTTCAATTGCTTTAATCTTAGGAGGAGCAGTTGGCAATGTAGTAGACAGTATTTTTTATGGTGTGTTTTTAGAACATGCCCCAGAAGTATCGAATACACCTTTTCTTTATCCTTGGTTTCATGGTAAAGTAATTGATATGTTTTATTTCGATTTTTGGCAAGGATACTTACCAGACTGGGTGCCATTAATTGGAGGTGAATACTTCGCTTTCTGGCCAATTTTTAACATTGCAGACGGTGCAATATTTTTTGGAGTAACAATCATTCTGGCATTTCAAAAGAAATTCTTCACTTTTCCAGATGAAAATCTCGCTGAAATTGAAGTACCTGCTGAAAAGAGCATCAAAGAATAA
- a CDS encoding DUF4241 domain-containing protein, with product MVQPEIFETAFIDDTVVLQEEYTLKFNKEYIGEINLPTGKLVIGDPISLGGLGPFNETFPTGKFIVEKSVVDVNGMQFNAFVRIVFSAEAVVKWEYATMGRQKKISIFDEQIFGYPVDDGSAIIGDFEGVLKFNGQGDDLWDKNFGTESSGKDKVIIFENYNMLQFSTGVGEGNYGAFVGFDLNDKPVQFLTDFAFVTWWENI from the coding sequence ATGGTGCAACCAGAAATTTTTGAAACAGCATTTATTGATGATACAGTTGTTTTACAAGAGGAATATACTTTAAAATTTAATAAAGAATATATTGGAGAAATTAACTTGCCAACGGGCAAATTAGTGATAGGAGACCCTATTTCTTTAGGCGGTTTAGGCCCTTTTAACGAGACATTTCCTACTGGTAAATTTATAGTTGAGAAGTCGGTAGTAGATGTAAACGGAATGCAGTTTAATGCTTTTGTAAGAATTGTTTTTTCTGCTGAAGCGGTTGTAAAGTGGGAATATGCTACGATGGGCAGACAAAAGAAAATTTCAATATTTGATGAGCAAATTTTTGGCTACCCAGTAGATGATGGCTCAGCAATTATAGGCGATTTTGAGGGAGTATTAAAGTTTAATGGCCAAGGTGATGATCTTTGGGATAAAAATTTTGGTACAGAATCAAGTGGGAAAGATAAAGTGATCATTTTTGAAAATTACAATATGCTTCAGTTTTCTACAGGAGTAGGAGAAGGCAATTATGGTGCTTTTGTAGGTTTTGATTTAAACGATAAACCTGTACAGTTTTTAACAGATTTCGCATTTGTAACTTGGTGGGAAAATATTTAA
- a CDS encoding GxxExxY protein: protein MSKINDPLTYKVIGTAMKVHNTLGNGFQEVIYQRCLAIELERAKLGFVREQPQTIYYNGIEVGSRRADFIIENKIVVELKAVIRLEDVHLNQAKNYVVAYDFEKGLLINFGASSLQYKLIFNPKYSSK, encoded by the coding sequence ATGAGTAAAATTAATGATCCTCTCACATATAAAGTAATCGGAACAGCAATGAAAGTTCATAATACTTTGGGTAATGGATTTCAGGAAGTGATTTACCAGAGGTGTTTAGCTATTGAATTAGAGAGAGCAAAATTGGGCTTTGTAAGAGAACAACCACAAACCATCTATTATAATGGAATTGAGGTGGGCAGTCGTAGAGCAGATTTTATAATAGAAAACAAAATTGTGGTAGAACTGAAAGCTGTCATTAGACTAGAAGATGTACATCTAAACCAAGCCAAAAATTATGTTGTCGCTTATGACTTTGAAAAAGGTTTACTTATAAACTTTGGAGCCTCTAGCCTACAATACAAATTAATTTTCAACCCAAAATACTCATCTAAATAA
- a CDS encoding RluA family pseudouridine synthase gives MDEELYEEDEELQELYEHQRFVVDAKQGLLRIDRFLIERLKNTSRNKIQDGIKKGYVKVNDEEVKTNYKIRPADIVTISFPKPKIETEIIPQDIPLNVVYEDDHLMVINKEAGMVVHPAHGNWDGTLVNALVHRFQNLPTSRNGEVKPGLVHRIDKDTSGLMVIAKTEPVMTHLAKQFFDHTIERTYNAVVWGEPKEDTGTVIGHVGRSLKDRRVYTVFPDGEYGKHAVTHYQVLKRLRYVSLVKCNLETGRTHQIRVHMKHIGHNLFNDERYGGDKILKGEKFSKYKAFVENCFKIIPRQALHAKSLGFIHPITKEELRFESELPQDFQELLDKWEHYVQYT, from the coding sequence ATGGATGAAGAATTATACGAAGAAGACGAAGAACTTCAGGAGTTATATGAGCATCAGCGTTTCGTGGTTGATGCCAAGCAGGGATTGCTTCGAATAGACAGATTTCTAATCGAAAGATTGAAAAATACTTCCCGCAATAAAATACAGGATGGGATTAAAAAAGGATATGTAAAGGTTAACGATGAAGAAGTAAAAACAAACTATAAAATAAGACCTGCTGATATTGTTACAATATCATTTCCAAAGCCGAAAATAGAAACAGAAATAATTCCTCAAGATATTCCTCTAAATGTGGTTTATGAAGATGACCACCTGATGGTAATAAATAAAGAAGCAGGCATGGTAGTACACCCAGCTCATGGTAATTGGGATGGTACTTTGGTAAATGCATTGGTTCATCGTTTCCAGAATCTGCCAACTTCTAGAAATGGAGAAGTTAAACCGGGACTAGTACACCGAATAGATAAAGACACTTCTGGTTTAATGGTGATCGCCAAAACAGAACCAGTAATGACACACCTCGCTAAGCAGTTTTTTGACCATACCATTGAAAGAACATACAATGCAGTAGTTTGGGGAGAGCCAAAAGAAGATACTGGTACCGTAATCGGGCATGTTGGAAGAAGTCTTAAAGACCGCCGAGTTTATACCGTATTTCCAGATGGTGAGTATGGAAAACATGCTGTTACTCATTATCAAGTTCTTAAAAGGCTCCGCTATGTATCTCTAGTTAAATGTAATCTTGAAACAGGTAGAACTCACCAAATTAGAGTGCACATGAAACACATTGGCCATAATTTATTTAATGATGAAAGATATGGCGGAGATAAAATATTAAAAGGAGAAAAATTCAGTAAATACAAAGCATTTGTAGAAAACTGTTTTAAAATAATACCTAGACAAGCACTCCATGCAAAGTCTCTGGGATTTATACATCCAATTACAAAGGAAGAATTAAGATTTGAGTCTGAATTACCTCAAGACTTTCAAGAGCTTCTTGATAAGTGGGAACATTATGTGCAATACACTTAA
- the dnaE gene encoding DNA polymerase III subunit alpha, translated as MYLIFDTETTGLPKNYNAPVTDLDNWPRLVQLAWQLHGNKGELISAKNYIVKPEGFTIPFNAEKIHGISTEMALEEGLPLAQVMQEFAEDVASADVLIGHNVEFDINITGAEFIRSEVESDLMETDTIDTKNESIEFCALPGGKGGRYKWPTLTELHQKLFGVGFGDAHDAAYDVDATARCFFGLIDQRVINPYDKIDPKSIKYEPPKLDDANFAKAKEQDKDDILSDVPKEVKAEDFIPFSHLHVHSEFSILQSTAGVKKILAKARELKMRAVAFTDMGNLHGAFNAVAGQGDDLKVIIGCEFYVAEERLKKQFTKDNPDKRFNQLLIAKNQNGYKNLSKLSSIGYIEGFYSGVPRIDRDLIIKHKDDLIATTGNLYGEVPYLILNVGEHQAEEAFVWWHELFGDDFYVELMRHGLPEEERVNKVLLGFAEKYGVKPIASNDVYYLKEDDATAHEVLWCVKEGKTMSMDVGMGRRYRFALPNHEYYFKDQEAMNALFADMPDALKNVNEIVDKCEPLTLKRDILLPAFPMPDEFENQDDYLRHLTIVGAKKRYGDPIPEDVFERIDHELNIIKNMGFPGYFLIVQDFIAASRDMGVFVGPGRGSAAGSVVAFCVGITNIDPIKYNLLFERFLNPERISMPDIDIDFDDRGRQDVIDWVVKKYGKNQVAQIITYGTMAAKMSIKDVARATELPLSEANMLAKLVPDSPGTTLDKAFGEVSELAGIKENDQGPQGDVIRLAYTVEGSVRNTGIHAAGVIIAPDDLLEYIPVCTSKDADLLVTQFDGKVVESAGMLKMDFLGLKTLTIIKDALRLIKKNYDIDIDIDEIPLEDPKTFELYQNGETVGTFQFESAGMQKYLKELKPTDIEDLIAMNALYRPGPMQFIPNFINRKHGKEKVEYPHPLLEKILNYSNGIMVYQEQIMQTAQILAGYSLGGADLLRRAMGKKKKEEMDKQKVIFVKGAKEKNDIEKKQAEEIFSIMEKFASYGFNRSHSAAYSVVAYQTGYLKANYPAEYMAAVLSNWMGTIDKIKIFIEEAKRTGVEVLGPDVNESSRDFDVNSDGAIRFGLAAVKGAGDAAVEAIITEREENGPFKNIWEFVERVDLRKVNKKTVESLAYAGAFDNLGELHRSQFFHIGEGEQSSGIEKLVKYGSVAQAEKSSAQMSLFGGGSGIEMPKPKIPDCEKWSDLVKLRFEKEVVGFYISGHPLDLYRVELEYSCTPIPKIQDCKNRDIAIGGSITDVKIREAKNGNKFAIFAVEDYEGSTELVLFGKNYIEHRNMLEIGRFVYIKGKVQERYGRIGEWELSVKSISLLSDVKDQLFKQVILKIDLEKINETFVDGLVTLAETHSGKCDMKLEVYSENEKIKLDLFSRKFKVDPNAKFLEDARELDVTECMVK; from the coding sequence ATGTACCTCATTTTTGATACTGAAACTACCGGACTACCTAAAAACTACAATGCACCTGTAACCGATCTAGACAACTGGCCTAGACTAGTACAGCTTGCTTGGCAGTTGCACGGGAACAAAGGTGAACTCATTAGCGCTAAAAATTATATAGTTAAACCCGAAGGTTTTACTATTCCATTTAATGCGGAGAAAATTCACGGTATTTCTACTGAGATGGCTCTCGAAGAAGGTTTGCCATTGGCACAGGTAATGCAAGAATTTGCAGAAGATGTGGCTAGTGCAGATGTATTAATTGGTCACAACGTAGAGTTCGATATCAATATCACTGGAGCAGAATTCATTAGAAGTGAAGTGGAGAGTGATTTGATGGAAACTGACACAATCGATACGAAAAATGAATCGATTGAATTTTGTGCATTGCCAGGAGGTAAAGGTGGTAGATATAAATGGCCAACGCTAACCGAACTCCATCAAAAACTATTTGGTGTTGGTTTTGGTGATGCTCACGATGCAGCTTATGACGTTGATGCTACTGCTCGCTGTTTTTTTGGGCTAATCGATCAAAGAGTGATCAATCCTTATGACAAGATTGATCCGAAAAGCATTAAATATGAGCCACCAAAGTTAGACGATGCCAACTTTGCAAAAGCCAAAGAACAAGATAAGGATGATATTTTATCAGACGTACCTAAGGAGGTTAAAGCAGAAGATTTTATCCCATTTTCACACCTTCATGTACATTCTGAGTTTTCTATTCTCCAAAGTACTGCTGGTGTAAAAAAGATATTAGCCAAAGCCAGAGAGCTTAAAATGCGTGCGGTTGCCTTTACTGATATGGGTAACTTGCATGGAGCTTTTAATGCTGTAGCCGGCCAAGGAGACGATTTAAAAGTTATTATCGGTTGCGAGTTTTATGTAGCTGAAGAGCGCCTAAAAAAACAGTTTACCAAAGACAATCCTGATAAAAGATTTAACCAATTACTAATAGCCAAGAATCAGAATGGTTATAAAAACTTATCTAAGTTAAGTTCCATTGGCTATATAGAAGGATTTTACTCGGGAGTTCCTAGAATAGACCGCGACCTGATTATCAAACATAAAGATGATCTAATTGCAACAACAGGTAACCTATATGGTGAAGTACCTTATTTAATTCTGAATGTCGGTGAGCACCAAGCAGAAGAAGCTTTTGTTTGGTGGCATGAGCTATTTGGAGACGATTTCTATGTGGAATTGATGCGTCATGGTTTGCCAGAAGAAGAAAGAGTGAACAAAGTACTACTTGGTTTTGCCGAAAAGTATGGTGTAAAACCAATAGCCAGTAACGATGTATATTATCTGAAAGAAGATGATGCAACCGCTCATGAAGTACTCTGGTGTGTAAAAGAAGGCAAGACCATGAGTATGGATGTGGGTATGGGTAGAAGATACCGTTTTGCACTTCCAAACCACGAATACTATTTTAAAGATCAGGAAGCAATGAATGCCCTATTCGCAGACATGCCTGATGCATTGAAAAATGTAAACGAAATAGTTGATAAATGTGAACCGCTTACCTTAAAAAGAGATATCCTTCTTCCTGCTTTCCCAATGCCAGATGAGTTTGAGAATCAGGATGATTACCTCCGACACCTTACCATAGTTGGAGCAAAAAAACGATATGGAGACCCAATTCCAGAAGATGTATTTGAGCGCATCGACCATGAGCTCAACATCATTAAAAATATGGGATTTCCGGGTTATTTCCTTATTGTACAAGACTTTATAGCAGCGTCCAGAGATATGGGCGTATTCGTAGGGCCCGGTCGTGGTTCTGCGGCAGGTTCTGTTGTTGCATTTTGTGTGGGAATTACCAACATCGACCCAATTAAATACAACCTACTTTTCGAACGATTCTTGAACCCGGAAAGGATATCAATGCCCGATATTGATATTGACTTTGACGACCGTGGACGACAAGATGTAATCGACTGGGTTGTGAAAAAATACGGGAAGAATCAGGTAGCGCAGATTATTACCTATGGTACTATGGCTGCCAAAATGTCGATTAAAGACGTTGCCCGCGCCACTGAGTTGCCACTTTCAGAAGCGAATATGCTAGCCAAATTGGTTCCAGATTCTCCGGGAACTACACTCGACAAAGCTTTTGGCGAAGTAAGTGAACTGGCTGGGATTAAAGAAAATGACCAAGGGCCGCAAGGTGATGTAATCAGGTTGGCGTATACTGTAGAAGGTTCTGTAAGAAACACTGGTATCCATGCGGCAGGTGTTATTATCGCTCCTGATGATTTACTGGAATACATTCCTGTATGTACTTCTAAAGATGCAGACTTACTTGTTACCCAGTTCGACGGAAAGGTAGTTGAGTCTGCTGGTATGTTGAAGATGGACTTCTTGGGTTTAAAAACCCTTACCATTATTAAAGATGCTCTTCGACTCATTAAAAAGAATTATGATATAGATATAGATATTGATGAGATTCCTCTTGAGGATCCAAAAACATTTGAACTATATCAAAACGGTGAAACAGTTGGTACTTTCCAGTTTGAATCTGCTGGTATGCAGAAATATTTGAAAGAACTGAAACCAACCGATATTGAAGACTTAATTGCGATGAACGCCTTGTATCGTCCGGGACCGATGCAGTTCATTCCTAACTTTATTAACCGTAAGCACGGTAAAGAAAAGGTAGAATATCCACATCCACTGCTAGAAAAAATCCTGAACTACTCCAATGGAATTATGGTGTATCAGGAACAAATTATGCAGACAGCTCAGATTCTTGCCGGTTACTCTCTTGGTGGTGCAGACTTGCTTAGAAGGGCAATGGGTAAGAAGAAGAAAGAGGAAATGGATAAGCAGAAGGTAATCTTTGTAAAAGGTGCCAAGGAGAAAAACGACATTGAAAAGAAACAAGCAGAAGAGATTTTCTCTATTATGGAGAAATTCGCCTCTTATGGTTTCAACAGATCGCACTCGGCTGCTTACTCTGTGGTTGCATACCAAACTGGTTACCTAAAAGCCAACTACCCAGCTGAATATATGGCGGCTGTGCTCAGCAACTGGATGGGCACCATCGATAAGATTAAAATATTTATCGAAGAAGCTAAAAGAACTGGTGTAGAGGTACTTGGACCAGACGTAAACGAAAGTTCGAGAGACTTTGATGTAAATAGTGATGGGGCAATTCGTTTCGGTTTGGCAGCGGTAAAAGGTGCCGGTGATGCAGCGGTAGAAGCTATTATTACAGAAAGAGAAGAAAATGGCCCTTTTAAAAATATCTGGGAATTTGTTGAGAGAGTTGACCTCCGAAAAGTAAACAAGAAGACAGTAGAAAGCTTGGCTTATGCCGGTGCTTTTGACAACTTAGGAGAATTACACCGTTCACAGTTTTTCCATATTGGCGAAGGTGAGCAATCTTCTGGAATAGAAAAACTGGTAAAATATGGTAGTGTGGCACAAGCGGAAAAGTCTTCTGCTCAGATGTCTCTATTCGGTGGTGGTAGTGGAATAGAAATGCCTAAACCTAAAATTCCTGATTGTGAAAAATGGAGTGATCTGGTAAAACTTCGATTTGAGAAAGAAGTAGTAGGTTTCTATATTTCTGGCCATCCATTGGATTTATATAGAGTAGAATTAGAATATTCTTGTACTCCTATTCCAAAAATTCAAGATTGTAAAAACCGCGACATTGCCATTGGTGGTTCTATTACGGATGTAAAAATTCGTGAGGCTAAAAACGGAAACAAGTTCGCCATTTTTGCAGTGGAAGACTACGAAGGCTCTACAGAACTGGTACTATTTGGCAAGAATTACATTGAGCATAGAAACATGCTCGAAATAGGCAGATTTGTTTACATCAAAGGAAAAGTGCAGGAACGCTATGGTAGAATTGGTGAATGGGAGCTTTCTGTAAAAAGCATTTCGCTCCTTTCTGATGTAAAAGACCAACTCTTTAAACAGGTAATTTTGAAAATTGACCTCGAAAAAATTAACGAAACATTTGTAGATGGCTTGGTTACATTAGCCGAAACTCATTCTGGCAAATGCGATATGAAGTTAGAGGTATATTCAGAAAATGAGAAGATTAAACTCGATTTATTCTCTAGAAAGTTTAAAGTAGACCCTAATGCTAAATTTCTTGAAGATGCCAGAGAACTCGATGTAACCGAGTGTATGGTCAAATAA